A part of Rhipicephalus microplus isolate Deutch F79 chromosome 8, USDA_Rmic, whole genome shotgun sequence genomic DNA contains:
- the LOC142768957 gene encoding uncharacterized protein LOC142768957 — protein MPNTCCVPGCRSGYKGRTEKVSLFCLPSDGVLREKWKRFIPRQETGDFCFDSKYVRVCEKHFDDSDIVCADEFVVNGEKVSLPRDKPLLKPCAIPRKFDGLPAYLTKPKQRSRTLTRKSPAKRRRESSSCARKTEVHAKPGTSGAASCDEDLALPTDLVGEGPTCTSDSACQTDEFCQPSRRG, from the exons ATGCCGAACACGTGTTGTGTCCCGGGATGTCGTTCCGGGTACAAGGGCAGAACAGAAAAAGTTTCCTTGTTCTGTTTACCCAGCGACGGTGTGCTGCGCGAGAAATGGAAGCGCTTTATTCCAAGGCAAGAAACGGGCGACTTTTGCTTCGACTCTAAGTATGTGAGAGTGTGCGAGAAGCATTTCGATGACAGTGACATCGTCTGCGCAGATGAATTTGTGGTGAATGGCGAAAAAGTGTCACTTCCGCGCGACAAGCCCCTTTTGAAGCCTTGTGCCATTCCAAGGAAGTTTGACGGCTTGCCAGCGTATTTGACGAAGCCGAAGCAGCGGTCACGGACCCTGACAAGAAAGTCCCCAGCCAAGCGACGTCGTGAGTCGTCCTCATGTGCCCGTAAAACAGAAGTTCACGCCAAACCAGGCACATCGGGTGCCGCGTCGTGTGATGAAG ATCTTgcactgcccacagatcttgtcGGCGAGGGGCCAACGTGCACTTCGGACTCGGCGTGCCAGACAGATGAATTTTGCCAGCCCTCTCGCCGAGGTTAA
- the LOC142768959 gene encoding uncharacterized protein LOC142768959, which produces MNSLFDCLNSRRPEHVQYNEAEHIATLKENVTWLNNCCDYIESLPKQRQACFLTKPTSEALRVTLLSTIALVENLLASGFRYVLVGNFGQDSLERFFGIARHVAGDGGQPTIQQFVFIYRMHSVNNLVRPPKRASVDGDGP; this is translated from the exons ATGAACAGCCTGTTTGACTGCTTGAATTCTCGGAGGCCAGAGCACGTGCAGTATAACGAAGCGGAGCACATTGCA ACATTAAAAGAGAACGTGACATGGCTGAACAACTGTTGTGATTACATTGAGAGTTTGCCGAAGCAAAGGCAAGCCTGCTTCCTCACCAAGCCCACATCTGAAGCGCTGCGAGTAACCCTACTCAGTACTATCGCACTTGTGGAGAACCTTCTGGCCTCAGGTTTTCGATATGTGCTGGTTGGAAATTTCGGACAGGATTCTCTTGAG AGGTTTTTTGGCATTGCGAGACACGTTGCTGGTGATGGAGGGCAACCAACGATTCAACAGTTCGTGTTCATATACCGAATGCATTCGGTCAACAACCTTGTCCGCCCACCCAAGCGGGCATCAGTTGATGGTGACGGGCCGTAG